Below is a genomic region from Irregularibacter muris.
TATCATATATTGCTATCGATAAATAAATGCAATAAATAAACTTTTCTTCTCATACATAAGACGCACTAGCTTTAAAAAATGTCTCACTTTTTTAGAGAAAATATTAAAACGTTATAAATCTTTAAAAATTTTGTGTAATAGGCTTTATAATAAACATTTCAAGATTTTGAGACATTTTTATACTTTTAGGAGTCTAACAAATAGAAAGAAAAAGGATTTCCAAAAATAAAATAGAAATCTATAATAGAAGGGATGTTTGGTAATTTGAGGATATAAAGATGAATAGATGACGAGATAGGTGGTGCTCAGCAAATGTTTAATAGAACCAGAAAAAAGGTAAAAACCAAAAAGGAAGTTGCTGAATTTGAGGCTTTATTAAAACCGGTATATTCAGAACTCTTTAGGTTTATCTTTGCTATGACAAAAAATAAAGTACTCACTGATGATGTTATGCAAAATACATTGGTAAAGGCCTATGAAAGCTTTTATCAGTTAAAAGATAAAGAAAAGTTTAAATCTTGGATATATACCATTGCCAAAAATGAAACATTAAATGCCTTTAGAAAATTTAGTAGATGTAAAGAAACTGCCACAGAAGATGATGTACTATACAATATCAGTATCCACCAAGATACTATGGAAGAAATCATGATTCGGGAGGAAACCAAGAATCAGTTGGGCACCATAATCAATCAACTCAAAAAGGAATACAAGGAAGTCATCATTTTATACTATTATTATGATCTTACCCTAGAAGAAATATCGGATATTCTAGGAAGCAATGCTAGTACCATCCGTACAAGGCACGCTAGGGCCAAGAAATGTATTTATGATAGCTTAATCCGGGAAGAAAGCCCCAAAAAAGAGGTGAATTTATGAAAACGTATCATTTTGATCAACTACTTACAGAAGAGATAGAAAAGAATGCTGATCATCTCATAGATATAAACTCTACCCCCATTACCCCTATGGAGGAGCATATACAGAAGCTAAAGGAAAGGATTGATCATCAGGAGAGCCAATCCTTTAAAAAGGTTTCTCCTTATAAAAAGATGATAGGAACTGCCGCTTCCATCATTATTTTATCTCTATTTCTCTCTTTCTTATGGCAAACAGAACCAGTGCAAGCCTTTAAATTCAATATTATAAAAACTTTTATCGAGGTAAAGGATGATATGATATCCATCAAAATATCTAAAAACTCTCCCCAAGAGGAAGAAAGAATTGAAGAGAAAGATACCATAAAACAAACCCTCTCCTTTGAGGAGGCAAGGAAAAAAATACCCTTTTCATTTATACAGGCCAACTATGTGCCAGAGGGTTTCAAGCCCCAGGATGTAGAGTGGACTAGATATGCATGGGGAGAGCATTTAGTAGTGCAAATATTTCGGGCAGAAAATGGAGCATTTATCAATATTATTGAAGGGTATAATCTCCAAGGTTTAGAATCTAAAGAAACTATGAATATAAGAGAGGATGCCCAGGTCAAGGAACTGAAAATCGATGAAAAAGATATCTTAATGATCTGTATTGAAAAAGACTTTACCGGTGCATTATGGTATGGAGATACCGCTTCCTATGAAATCGCAGGGAATATCTCTGAGGAAGAGATGATAAAGATGATAAAAAATATAAAATAATAGAAGCTGGCCTAGGCCAGCTTCTATTATTTTATATAGATATAGTCTGAGGTAGAAGTCTTGGTGGTTGTACGACCATTATGGGTGATAAGATGCCGTACTTCTACCCTATAGTAATTGTCTTTTGTGATGGTTTTCATATGATTGGAATCAACTTTAGAGTGATTATTAGTATAGTTCGATACAGTACTGAGGGTTTCCCACTTGTACCCGTTCCAACGTTGGAAATCCAAAGAATACCCTATTTTATCTACATATTGGGTTGCCATGGTATAGGCCATACCTCGAATAGAAGTATTAGAGACTTTAATAACCTGACATCCCACTCTGTAAAAGTAAGGGGAGGCAGAAGAGATTCCAAAGTTTACTGTAGGATAGGGAGAGCTATCATCAGAAAATCCATAATCTTCATAGGGGGAGGGTGTGCCCACCGTAGGTACTTTAGAGTAGCTTGGTTGATCTTCCTCAGATGCCGCTAGGGCAACTTGGGGCACACCTAAGACAAAAAAAAGTAAGAGTAAAACAATTAAAGTTTTTTTCATAGTAAATTCCTCCTTGTTTTTTGGGGTAACAAACTTAGTATTTAATCGGATATGAAAAAGCTCACTAATGGACAAACTCTAGAATTATGATTTAAATCTATATACATCTGCTTTATACTTATCATAATCAGGATTATTTTCTTGGTATTTATCATACTTAAGATCTGACTGAGATTGGTAAATTTCTTCCTCGCCATTACTCTTAGAAGGTTTTTTCTTAATAAACCTCCAAATCTGTTGGAAGCTATATAATATTAAACAAATTCCAAAAATACCAACGAGAATTGTTATTGGTGACCAATACATTTTATTCCCTCCTTAAGGCACTTAAATAGATTAAACCTTTGATTTGATCTTTCTTAAAAATTTTCAGATTCAACATCAATAGTTTTAATATAGTCAATCTCTTCACTGAGATGGGTAGGAGCATCAGGGGTGAATAATTCATATTTGCCAGTTTCTTCATTTTTTAGAACAATTTCGCCTGCTGTATCATCGATAGACATTATCTTCCATTCATTCTCCATTTTCTTAAATACATACTTTGATATTATTACATGACTCTTTGTGTCATCAAGACCCTTTATTTCATCAACAAAAATATTATCCTCATCATACTCATGTGATTTTTTAGCATAAATCGTTGCTTTATCCTCTGTATCGTTCAAATATAGCTTGGAGAAGTCTATTTTTGTAAGCTTTTGGACAATCGCCCCATTAACCACATTCACTTCATAATTTGGATCAACGTGCTTCATGGGGTCTTCTAAAAATTCTTGGTCTATATCTCCTTTTAAGATGGATGCAAGGGGAAACCCTGATTCTTGATCTTCCCCAATAAAATGTTTCTCCAAGTTCTCGGTAATGAACTTCCCTTCAAAAGCTTTTTTATATTTATCAAAGGTTGTATTGAAAGTAATGAGTTTGTTTTGGCTAATTTCTATATTCTTAATGGTATTTATCATTTCCTCATACTCCGCATCGCCACTAGCTCCATGACTACAACCAAAGAGCAGAGATAGAGCAAAAATTAATGTAAAAAATTTAATAAGTTTCATGGATATTCCTCCCCAGTTATTTTAAAGTTTTTCTTGCAAATAAAGACTATCGATGAGTAGAAACCGACTTTCGATATCTATAAATACTTCTTATCCAAAATAT
It encodes:
- a CDS encoding RNA polymerase sigma factor, whose amino-acid sequence is MFNRTRKKVKTKKEVAEFEALLKPVYSELFRFIFAMTKNKVLTDDVMQNTLVKAYESFYQLKDKEKFKSWIYTIAKNETLNAFRKFSRCKETATEDDVLYNISIHQDTMEEIMIREETKNQLGTIINQLKKEYKEVIILYYYYDLTLEEISDILGSNASTIRTRHARAKKCIYDSLIREESPKKEVNL
- a CDS encoding DUF4367 domain-containing protein; its protein translation is MKTYHFDQLLTEEIEKNADHLIDINSTPITPMEEHIQKLKERIDHQESQSFKKVSPYKKMIGTAASIIILSLFLSFLWQTEPVQAFKFNIIKTFIEVKDDMISIKISKNSPQEEERIEEKDTIKQTLSFEEARKKIPFSFIQANYVPEGFKPQDVEWTRYAWGEHLVVQIFRAENGAFINIIEGYNLQGLESKETMNIREDAQVKELKIDEKDILMICIEKDFTGALWYGDTASYEIAGNISEEEMIKMIKNIK